GAGCCGGGCCATGGCCTCATCGTGCGCAGCGGCGAGCTGGGCTTCCAGCGGCCCCAGCTCGGCGCTCACGTCGATCCCGCTCTCCTTGGCCTTGTTCCGAAGCTCCTCCACATGGCTGCGGAGCTCGGCCAAGCCCTCGTGTTCTATCGACATACGCGATCATCTCTCGGTCCCGGAGCCGACATCCCCACATCGGCTGCCCGCACAAAATGGGCCCGCCGACGGTGATCCGGCCAGCGGGGGGCCGGAGAGGCGCCGAACCGTCAGCGACTCCGGACCAGTCTCACGCCGCTTCCGCCGAGCAGTCCTCGCAGCTCTTCGACGAGGGTCGGCGTCGGGTCCACGCGCAGCGTTCGCGACGCGAAGCGCGGGGGTCGCGCCTCGTCTTCCGGCTCCGCGGGCCCGGCTTCGAGGTAGAGCGGGCCGCGACCCGGCGACGCCTCCAGCAGCTCCCGGGCCCGCGTGAAGGCGCCGGGCTCCGGCTGTTCGTCCTCGCGGAGTTCGATCAGGATCCCCACCTGTCCCTCGTCGCGCACATCCGCCAGCGGACGCACGGAGTCGAGGAAGACGGGCGGATCGTCGTCATCCCGCGAGTTGCCCGACACCGTGCCCGCGATCAGGACCGGGCGGTCGTCCGTGAGGAGGTCGCGGTTCTTCTGCCAGACGTCGCCGAACACGAGCGTGGTCGCCGTCCCGTGAAAATCCTCGATCGTGAGGCGCGCCCACTCCCGGCCGTCCTTGCGCGCGGTGCGGACCGAGGTCTCGGTGACGACGCAGGGGACCTCCACCTTCCGGTCGCGGCGCTCGCGCAGGTTCGTCGTCTTCGCCTCCAGCGAGTACAGCTCGACGAGATCCCGGTAGCGCTCGAGCGGGTGTCCGGAGATGTAGAACCCGAGGCGTTCCTTCTCCTCGCGCAGGCGGTCGCGCTCGCTCCACGCGGACACGATCGGGAGTTCGATTTCCGGCCGGGTCTCCGCCGCCTCGCCCCCGAACAGGCTCGTCTGTCCGCTCTCCGCCTCCTGCCGGCGGAGCTGCGCCTCGTTGAGCATGACCTCGAGGCCGGCGGAGAGGGCCGCGCGGTCGCCGAGGTCGTCGAGCGCCCCGGCGCCGATCAGCGCCTGGATCACGCGCGAGTTGTTGAGCCGCAGGTCGATCCGCTCGAGGAAGTCGATGAAGCTCTCGAACGGCGCCTCCTCCCGGGCCGCCTGAATCGACCGGATCGCGGAGTGTCCCACGCCCTTGATCGCGCCGAGCCCGAAGCGGATCGCCGACCGCCCCGGATCCTCCGGATCGTCGACGACCGTGAAGCGGTACCCCGACTCCTTCACCGAGGGGGGGAGCACCCGGATTCCGAGCGGCCGGGCCGCCCCGATGTACGACACGACCGCATCCGTGCTCCCGATTTCGGACGAGAGGAGGCCGGCCATGAATTCGGCCGGATAGTGCGCCTTCAGCCACGCGGTGCGGTAGGAGAGGAGCGCGTACGCGACGCTGTGCGCCTTGTTGAAGCCGTAGCGGCCGAAGGTGCGGATGAGCTTGGCGATCTCGACCGCCTTCGGCTTCTTCACCCCGCGCTCGACCGCGCGCGTGACGAACTCGCCGAGGACCTTGTCCGTGAGTTCGGCGTCCTTCTTCCCCACCGCCTTCCGGAGCACGTCCGCTTCGGCGAGCGAGAACCCCGCGAGCAGGTTGGCCGCCCGCATCACCTGCTCCTGGTAGGTGATGACCCCGTACGTCGGCTCGAGGACCTCCTTCAAGTCGGGGTGCGGGTACTCGACCGCCTCGCCGCGCTTGCGGCGGATGTAGACGTCCGTCATCCCGGAGTCGAGCGGACCCGGGCGGATGAGCGCGTTGACGGCGACGAGGTCGTCGAACCGGTCGCAGCGCATCGCGCGCAGCTTGTCCGTCGCGAGGCTGGACTCGAACTGGAAGACGCCGCTCGTGCGGCCGGCCGCGAGCATCTCGTACACGGCGGGGTCCTCGAGGCCGATCTCCTCCCAGTCCACGCGGATCCCGTGCCGTTCCGCCACGTTCCGCGCGGCGTCGTCGATCACGGTGAGCGTGCGCAGGCCCAGGAAGTCCATCTTGAGCATGCCCGCCTTCTCGAGCGCGTTCATGTCGAACTGCGTGATCACCGCGCCGCTCTTCGAGTCCGAGCAGATCGGCACGTAGTCGTCGAGCGGTCCCGGCGCGATGACGACGCCCGCCGCGTGCACGGAGCTGTGGCGCGCGAGTCCCTCGATGCGTTCCGCGTAGTCGAGGAGCTTCTTCACCTGGGCGTCCTCGCGGTCGCTCTCGGCGAGTTCCCCCACCTTCTTCCGCGCCTGCGCCACCGTGAGCGAGTACCCCGGCGACGAGGGCACGAGCTTCGCGAGGCGATCCGTGTCCGAGGGCGAGAAGCCGAGCACCCGGCCCACGTCCCGGATCACGGCGCGCGCCTTCATCGTCCCGAAGGTGATGATCTGCCCGACCGAGGCCTGTCCGTACTTCTCGCGCACGTAATCGATGACCTCGCCGCGGCGCTCGTAGCAGAAGTCGATGTCGATGTCCGGCATCGAGACGCGTTCCGGATTCAGGAAGCGCTCGAAGAGGAGGTCGAACTCGAGCGGATCCACGTCGGTGATGCCGAGCGCGTAGCAGATGATCGACCCCGCGGCCGACCCGCGGCCGGGCCCGACCGGGATGTCGCGTTCGCGCGCCGCGACGATGAAATCCCAGACGATGAGCAGGTATCCCGCGTACCCCGTGTTCTCGATGACCCCGAGTTCGTAGTCGAGGCGCTCGCTCACCGCCTCGGGCAGGGGATCGCCGTACCGGGCCTTCGCCCCCTCCGTCGCCTCGTGGCGCAGCATCTCCATGGGTTCGGGGAAGCGGTCCGGGAGCGGGAAGTCGGGCAGCTGGTACTGCTTCTCGAACTCGACGTTGCAGCGGTCCGCGATCTTCACCGTCTCGGCGAGCAGGCCGGGCAGGTCCGGGAAGAGTTCCGCCATTTCGTCGGCGGTCTTGAAGTAGCTCTCCTCCCCGTGGAAGCGGAGCCGGTCGGGGTCGTCCTTGTCCTTGCCCGTCCCGATGCAGAGGAGCGTGTCGTGCGCGTCCGCGTCCTCGCGCCGCATGTAGTGCGCGTCGTTCGTCACGACGAGCGGGAGTCCGAGTTCGTCGGAGAGCTGGATGATCCCCCGGTTCACGATGTCCTGCTTCGGAATCCCGTGGTTCTGGAGTTCGAGCCAGTACCGGTCCTTGAACACCCGCGCGTGCCACTCCGCCGCCCGCTTCGCGTCGTCGTACCGCTCGTGCATCAGGTAGCGCGGGACCTCGCCGGCGAGGCAGGCGGAGAGGCAGATGATCCCCTCCGCATACTTCTCAAGCATCTCGCGGTCCACGCGGGGGCGGCGGTAGAAGCCCTCCGTGTACCCGATGGACGAGAGCTTCACGAGGTTCGAGTACCCGCGGGCGTTCTCCGCGAGCAGGAGGAGGTGGGCGTTGAGGGCCGGGGCGCCCTCTTCCCGCCTGCGGGCCCGGCGGTCGCCGTACGCGACGTAGACCTCGCAGCCGAGGATCGGCTTGATTCCCTTCGCGCGCGCCTTCTCCTGGAACTCCCACGCGCCGTGCATGTTGCCGTGGTCCGTGAGGGCGATGGCGGGCATGCCGAGTTCGATCGCGCGGTCGATGAGGTCGTCGATCCGGTTCGCGCCGTCGAGGAGCGAGTACTCGCTATGTGTGTGTAGATGAACGAACGGCATCCAGGCGACCCTGTCCGGCCAGGCGTGTCAGGTTTGGCTGCTTCGGCTGCCTTGGCGGCCGCGGCAGCCGCGTTCGGCTAGGCGCCGGGGTCGACGCAGCGGAACGACCCCAGTATTTCCTGCAACTGCAGCATGTACTCGTACTTGGGCCGGTTCGGCGAATAGAGCCACGCATCGACGAAGTACGTGCGCGCCGGACAGTCGACCAGCCAGACGATGAACGGGCCCGCCGCAGGAAACCCGCCCGACTCATCCTGCCACACCCCGGTCACTTCCAGCGCCGGACGGCCCTCCCACATGAAGCTGACCACGCTCGAATTCGAGTCGTCGATGCGCTGTGGGACGTTGTAATGCGTGCCGTCGATCTCCGCCCGCCACTCCAGTGCCAACTCCCTCGTCAGCGAGTCCGCGTTCGGGCGCCAGGCGACGAGGACCGAGCGGATGAGTTCGCTCGGGTCCGGGTTGTCGTTGCGCAGGATGACGAGGCTGTCGCCCCCGCCGAGATCCCGCGCGATCCGGTCGTAGACCTCCGGGACGAGCATCGAGAAGCCGAACCGCCGCCCCAGATCCGTCACGAGCGCGGTGTCGCCGGCCGTCGCGAACATCCGCCGCAGCACGAGTTCGCGGTAGTTCGTGTCCACCGCGTTCAGGACCGACGGCAGGGCCGTCACCCACGACTCGGCTTCGCGGCCGGACCGCAGCAGGACCGCCGTCACGGTCTGGGCCAGTGCCCATACGTTGGAGGCCTGAAAGACGCGGCCCGGCTCGAGCGCGGAGAGATCCTGGCCCGCCTCGGCCGCCACCTCGAGCATGAGAGGATCGTCCGCCGTCCCGAACACGATCAGGTTACGGAACATCTTCAGTTGTCCGACGTTTTCGTGGCCCGGGTCGACGAAGCTCACCTCGTACTGCTTCTCGTCGCGGCTCGTGAAGATCGTGGGTTCGAGGACCTGCCGGGTCTCCTCCTCCACTTGCAGCGAGAGCGAGTCGGGAGCGAGGATGATGAGGCTGTTCGCCTCGCCGAAGGCCGTCTGCTTGCTGCAGGCGGAGAGGACCGGGAGCGCGGCCGCGAGGAGCGCCGTCAGGGCGCCGAGAGGACGGATTTTCATGCGAGTGAAGCTAGACCGGACGGCTGGCGGCGGCAATCGAAGAGAACCCCTCGAGGGACGGTTTTCGCCGTGACGTCGCGCCGCGATTTCCTCGCCGCGTGGACCCGCTCCGCGGCGTTCTGCGCGCTCGCCCCGCTGCCCCTCGCGCAGTTCGGCCCCGGAGCCTCCGTGCGCGGCCGCGAACTCGGCCCGCGCGCCGCCCGCCCGGTGTCGGCGGACCAGTTCCCGTTCGAACTCGGCGTGGCCTCCGGCGAGCCCGCCGCCGACGGCGTCGTCCTCTGGACCCGCCTCCTCGCCCTGCCCGGCGACCCCGCCACCGCCTTCCCCGTCCGGTGGGAAGTCGCCTCGGACGAGGGATTCCGGAGCGTCGTCCGCAGCGGAGAAGCCGCCGCTCTCTCCGAACTCGGCCACTCCGTCCACGTGGAGGTCGACGGCCTCGACCCCGAACGCGACTACTGGTACCGGTTCCACGCCGCCGGCGCCACGAGCCCCGCCGGCCGCACCCGCACCGCCCCCGCCCCCGGCGGGCTGCCCGACCGCTTCGATTTCGTCTTCGTCTCCTGCCAGCACTACGAGCGCGGCTGGTACACCGGCTTCCGCCACATGGCCGCCGAATCCCCCGCCCTCGTCGTACACCTCGGCGACTACATCTACGAGAGCGGCCCCGGCGACCCGGACAACGCGGACCTCGTGCGCCTCCACGACACCGAGGAACCGCGCACGCTCGACGGCTACCGCGCGCGGTACGCCCTATATAAAAGGGATCCCGACCTCCAGGCCGCCCACGCCGCCGCCCCCTGGGTCTTCACCCCCGACGACCACGAGGTCGACAACGACTGGGCCGGCGAGCACCACACCGAGGAGATGAGCCGGGAGGCGTTCCTCGCGCGCCGCGCCGCCGCCTTCCAGGCGATGTACGAGCACTTCCCCCTCCGACGGACGTCGCTCCCCACCGGCCCCGACGCGCAGCTGTACCGCCGCCTCGACTTCGGCTCGCTGATGCGGCTGCACGTCCTCGACACGCGCCAGTACCGCACCCTCCAGCCCTGCGGAGGCCGCCGCCAACCCCCCTGCCCCGAACAACACGCCGAGTCCGCGACCATCCTCGGAGCCTCGCAGTCGGACTGGCTCCTCAACGGCCTGGATCAATCCGGCGCTCGCTACAACGTCCTCGCGAACCAGGTCTTCATGGCCCGCCTCCTCGAGGGCACCGAGACCCTCACCCTCCCCATGGACAAATGGGACGGCTACCCCGCCGACCGCGCCCGCCTCATGACCTTCCTCCACGAGCGCCGCCCCTCGAACCCCGTCGTCCTGACCGGCGACCTCCACACCAACTGGGTCAACGACCTCAAACTCGACTTCGACCGCGCGGATTCTCCGGTCGTCGGAACCGAATTCGCCGGAACGTCCATCTCCTCCAGCGGAGACGGCGTCGACACCGGCCCCCAGGGCGAAAACGCCATGAGCCACAACCCCCACATCAAGTTCTTCAACGCCCAGCGCGGCTACGTCCGCTGCCGCCTGACGCCGCAGCACTTGCGAACCGACTTCCGCGTCATGCCCTACGTCACCCGCCCCAACGCCCCGATCGCCACCCGCGCCAGCTACGTCGTCGAAGACGGAATCCCCGGCGCCCAGGAAACTTGAACCCACCGCGCCGCGCCCATAGGATGGAGTCCGCCCGGCGCCCGGCCCTCCGTCAGCACGGAACGGTCGCGCGCCGGTCTTCTTCGGGGCCCGTAGCTCAGCCTGGTTAGAGCGCACGCCTGATAAGCGTGAGGTCGGTGGTTCAACTCCACCCGGGCCCATGACTCCCGCCTCGGTATCCCAGCCTTAGCCTTGGCTCCGAATCTGGAGCGACCTCACGGACGGCCAAGTCGCCCAAGTAGTTCAACCGAGCGCCCCCACAGGGCGCGAGCTCGGTGAAGCATCGGCCCCGCAGGGGACGCTGCTTCACCAAATCTACCCGGGCCCACGCTCCCCGGTTATGAAGCCCCGGTCGTTTTCCCTCCGACGGGACGGGGAGCGACCTCGCGACCCATGAGCCGACGGTGTGCAGCCGTGTCAGCAGGTTCAAGCTCGGTCAGTGGTAGTAATAGGCATCCTCGAAGTCGTCCGTAACGACCAGGTCCTCAGCTCCGAACTGCGCCGATGAGAGCGTAATGTCCTGGTCGTCCCGCTCGAGTTGCACGAAGATCCTAGCAGTGATGCTGTCCCGGATCTCCGCGACGCCGTATTCCTCAGCAACATAGTACCCGTCACTGGAGTATGATACGTCTTGATATTCAACTTCTGCGGAGACGAACAATCTGACGTGCGCAAGACAGGAGACCCGATCCTCATCAACACGCAAGACCGTGACATCTTCGATTTCTTCGATTTCTTCGATTTCCAGGCCGAGGACGTCGCCTTCATATCTCTCGCCATCGTAACGGCCGCCGACGCTGTCGATATGCTCCGATAGCGCCTCTTGTAGGTCGTCCAGGAGTGGCGGTTCGTCGAACGTGGCCGCGATAGTCGCAGCGATATCGTGATCTTGAGCCGCTGTAACGAGAGGAAACAGGTTATCGAGACTCTTGATCGCAACGAGATGGTCAAGATCCTTCGCAGCACGCTGTACCGCCTTGTCCCTGGAGACGACATAGATACTCTCGTCGGCATCGGCACACCATTCTTGGAGTGCGAGAAGAGCGCTGGCGTCCGGAAATTCCTTGCTGTTCTTCTCGTCGAAGGGAGCCTGACCACTAAAATACCGGTCAAGCACTGGTCCAATCTGGAGGTCGGCAGCGCTATGCTCACGCGCGTTCCATTCGTGACGCAGTTTCCGTTCAAAATCCCGAAAGGCCTTGCTGGGTTCGGCCGGTTCGCTCAGCGGATCGGGGACCGGGAGGCGATGAGGGGCGTGGAAATAGCGGTTGTTCCAACGGGTCAGGTCACGGACGACCTTATTGTGATCCTTAACCAGCTGGCTCTCCATGGTTCGGATCTGTCTACCGACTTCGCGCAGGGTCACGTCCGTGGTGTGCAACACGAAGACCTCGTCAGCTAGGTAACCGCCTAGCACTGTCATAATCTCCGTGTTGAGGTCGTGGCGATTGGAGCGAAAGACTTCCGTATCGAGGAAGATGTGCCGAGTTGCAGGGCCGACCGACTGCTTATCGTTATCTGTGTCTGTCACTTGTATCCTTCACTGTTGGCCATTCGGCGACGATAGGTGCTCCACTTCCCGGTCACGTCCTACCGCATCGAGGAGGGCATGAACGAAGGGACAAGAGCAGAAGCGACCGGGTGAACCGGCCTCGATTTGCTGGACACGTCAAGCTACCGTCCAAAGATGGATCAGAAAACTGTGATCGGTCGACGACGGAGTGAATGAACGCTACGATCTGGTTGGCCGCTCGGGGGTCGGCATCCCTCGCATGCTATCCATGCACCCCGTAGTGCGCGGTCGAGCGACGCCGCGCGAGCCAGGACCCTTCAGCGCGAGCTCTGCCAGGGCCGCTTCACGGCGTAGCGGCCGACGGAAGTGATGCTGTCCCGCTCGATGTCAACGAGCCCGCGGCGTTGCAGCGTGGCCAACGCGGCTTGGACCGCCCGCTTGGACAGGCCTGTCCCCTCCGCGATCTGCGTCAGGCTCAGCTCAGCCGCTTCATCGGCCGTCTGCCGATACAGATAAAGGTAGGTCAGATAAGCACTGGGGTGCCGATCGTGCCCGACCAGATCGGGCAGAAGAACATCGATGACGTGGGGGTCGATTTCCATCGATCAAAGCTGGCCGCGTGAGAGGCATGTGGCAACCGTTGCACTAGCAGACCGTTCACGCCTTGACCCCGCCAGACCGGCTGGCTTTGACTACGGCCACCCGCGAGGACTTTTTTCAAGCCATGGAGGGCCGCAATGATCCGACGAATCAAGTTCACTTCAATCCCCGTCCACGACCAGGACGCCGCACTCGATTTCTACACAAGCAAGCTGGGCTTCCGCGTGATGACGGATCAGCCACTCGGTGAGCAGCGCTGGATCGAGCTGCGCATCCCGGGAGCGGACACCCGCGTGGTACTGTACACCCCTCCCGGCCAGGAAGATCGCGTCGGAACGCCATCGAATGTGGTCTTTGCGAGCGACGACGTGCGGGCCACGTTTCGCCAGCTGGCGGAGCGAGGTGTGAAGTTCATCGCCGAGCCGGAAGAGCAACCGTGGGGCACTTTCGCGACGTTCAGCGATCCGGACGGCAACCAGTTCGTCCTTTCATCCAGGCACTGAGAGGGTGACAGCTCTGAACGGAGTCTGCGCGCTGGTGACAGGGGCAAGCCGCGGCGTGGGGCGCGGCATCGCGCAAGGTCTGTACCGCGCGGGTGCAACGGTTTACGCAAGCGGCAGGTCCATCGAAACCGCCGACCTTGACGACGCGATCGTCCGCGTAGCCTGTGATCATTCCGATGACCAGAGCGTCGACCGCCTGTTCGAACGGATCGTGACCGAGCAGGGACGGCTCGACGTACTCGTCAACAACGCCTGGGGCGGTTACGAGAACATGGTCGAGGACGGCCGGTTCACCTGGTCGGCGCCGTTCTGGGACCAGCCGCTATGGCGTTGGGCGGCGATGATGGATGTCGGCGTACGGGCCGCATTCGTTGCCAGCCAGCATGCCGCACGGCTGATGATGCCGTGTCGGCGCGGTCTCATCGTGAACGTCTCGCAGTGGGCAGCGCAGAAGTACCACGGTAACGTGATCTACGGCGTCTCGAAGGCCGCCACGGACAAGCTCACGGCCGATATGGCCGTCGAGCTGCGCGACCATGATGTTGCCGTCGTATCCCTGTACCCTGGCCTCGTGCGAACGGAAGCAGTGCTTGCGGCCGGGGTCTTCGACCTCAGCAACTCGGAGAGCCCCGAGTTCATAGGCCGGGCCGTGGCCGCTCTGGCTGGCGATCAGGACGTCTGCCGGTGGACCGGACAGGTGCTCGTGGCGGCCGCGCTCGCCGAACACTACGGCTTTGCGGACATCGATGGGCGGTCGCCCCGGCCGCTCACGCTGACCGATGTCTGACGTTCGGGCTCTTCCCGCGCAGAGCACGATCGAAGTTCGTGGTAATGGGCCGAGTCTTCCCCTCTCGATTCTGGCCGAGCGTGAGCAATGCGTCGTGTGTGGTGGTGGTGGCATCTGGGATCCGCGCGGTGAGAATGGTTGCCACCTGCCTACGGACGGCTTCACGGCCACCGACATGGTTCTCTTCGAGAAGGCGGATGGCCGTATCGTACTGCTTGTCGGAGATCGCGCGTTGCTGGAGATCGTTCGGCGTTACATTCAGGGCTTCGAATAACTGACTGACCAATTTGCGAAAGCCTGGAAGATCCGCGCCTTCGGACACTCCGGCGCCAGCAAAGAATACGACACGTCCCTCCTCATGCTGCCGAAGCAGGGAGTCCGGAACATCGGGGCCATTCGCCAGGAATTGCATGTCGTGGTCCTAACCCGACGCTTGAGGTGGCGTCGCGGAGGTCAGCACCCCCGCCAAGTCCGCACAGCTCGCCGGTAGAGCTTCGCGAAGCTCGTTGAAGCGAGGATCTTCGATATCGGGAGAGAGCATGGCGCCGTGCGCGTGGTTCGAAGCATTTGGCCCTGGCTTGCGTGAAGGCCAGGAACAAGGAGATGGACGGCCAGATTCACGTCAGACCCCTTCTCCTCCATCGTATGGACTTCGGTCACGACGGCATCCGGGTGGGGCCGGGTGCGTTTTCGCCTCCTCTTCTTCCCCTTGGCGGGTTGGTGATACGTGCCGACCGGTAGCGTCTGTGTAGGCCCCGAAACCGAGTGATCGCCGGCGGGCATGGTGACAGGGTTGGGAGTGCGGATCCGCCGTCCCGCGACCGGAAGGTTGCTTAAGGGACGCC
This genomic window from Candidatus Palauibacter polyketidifaciens contains:
- the dnaE gene encoding DNA polymerase III subunit alpha; this translates as MPFVHLHTHSEYSLLDGANRIDDLIDRAIELGMPAIALTDHGNMHGAWEFQEKARAKGIKPILGCEVYVAYGDRRARRREEGAPALNAHLLLLAENARGYSNLVKLSSIGYTEGFYRRPRVDREMLEKYAEGIICLSACLAGEVPRYLMHERYDDAKRAAEWHARVFKDRYWLELQNHGIPKQDIVNRGIIQLSDELGLPLVVTNDAHYMRREDADAHDTLLCIGTGKDKDDPDRLRFHGEESYFKTADEMAELFPDLPGLLAETVKIADRCNVEFEKQYQLPDFPLPDRFPEPMEMLRHEATEGAKARYGDPLPEAVSERLDYELGVIENTGYAGYLLIVWDFIVAARERDIPVGPGRGSAAGSIICYALGITDVDPLEFDLLFERFLNPERVSMPDIDIDFCYERRGEVIDYVREKYGQASVGQIITFGTMKARAVIRDVGRVLGFSPSDTDRLAKLVPSSPGYSLTVAQARKKVGELAESDREDAQVKKLLDYAERIEGLARHSSVHAAGVVIAPGPLDDYVPICSDSKSGAVITQFDMNALEKAGMLKMDFLGLRTLTVIDDAARNVAERHGIRVDWEEIGLEDPAVYEMLAAGRTSGVFQFESSLATDKLRAMRCDRFDDLVAVNALIRPGPLDSGMTDVYIRRKRGEAVEYPHPDLKEVLEPTYGVITYQEQVMRAANLLAGFSLAEADVLRKAVGKKDAELTDKVLGEFVTRAVERGVKKPKAVEIAKLIRTFGRYGFNKAHSVAYALLSYRTAWLKAHYPAEFMAGLLSSEIGSTDAVVSYIGAARPLGIRVLPPSVKESGYRFTVVDDPEDPGRSAIRFGLGAIKGVGHSAIRSIQAAREEAPFESFIDFLERIDLRLNNSRVIQALIGAGALDDLGDRAALSAGLEVMLNEAQLRRQEAESGQTSLFGGEAAETRPEIELPIVSAWSERDRLREEKERLGFYISGHPLERYRDLVELYSLEAKTTNLRERRDRKVEVPCVVTETSVRTARKDGREWARLTIEDFHGTATTLVFGDVWQKNRDLLTDDRPVLIAGTVSGNSRDDDDPPVFLDSVRPLADVRDEGQVGILIELREDEQPEPGAFTRARELLEASPGRGPLYLEAGPAEPEDEARPPRFASRTLRVDPTPTLVEELRGLLGGSGVRLVRSR
- a CDS encoding DUF4837 family protein, producing MKIRPLGALTALLAAALPVLSACSKQTAFGEANSLIILAPDSLSLQVEEETRQVLEPTIFTSRDEKQYEVSFVDPGHENVGQLKMFRNLIVFGTADDPLMLEVAAEAGQDLSALEPGRVFQASNVWALAQTVTAVLLRSGREAESWVTALPSVLNAVDTNYRELVLRRMFATAGDTALVTDLGRRFGFSMLVPEVYDRIARDLGGGDSLVILRNDNPDPSELIRSVLVAWRPNADSLTRELALEWRAEIDGTHYNVPQRIDDSNSSVVSFMWEGRPALEVTGVWQDESGGFPAAGPFIVWLVDCPARTYFVDAWLYSPNRPKYEYMLQLQEILGSFRCVDPGA
- a CDS encoding alkaline phosphatase D family protein, with the translated sequence MTSRRDFLAAWTRSAAFCALAPLPLAQFGPGASVRGRELGPRAARPVSADQFPFELGVASGEPAADGVVLWTRLLALPGDPATAFPVRWEVASDEGFRSVVRSGEAAALSELGHSVHVEVDGLDPERDYWYRFHAAGATSPAGRTRTAPAPGGLPDRFDFVFVSCQHYERGWYTGFRHMAAESPALVVHLGDYIYESGPGDPDNADLVRLHDTEEPRTLDGYRARYALYKRDPDLQAAHAAAPWVFTPDDHEVDNDWAGEHHTEEMSREAFLARRAAAFQAMYEHFPLRRTSLPTGPDAQLYRRLDFGSLMRLHVLDTRQYRTLQPCGGRRQPPCPEQHAESATILGASQSDWLLNGLDQSGARYNVLANQVFMARLLEGTETLTLPMDKWDGYPADRARLMTFLHERRPSNPVVLTGDLHTNWVNDLKLDFDRADSPVVGTEFAGTSISSSGDGVDTGPQGENAMSHNPHIKFFNAQRGYVRCRLTPQHLRTDFRVMPYVTRPNAPIATRASYVVEDGIPGAQET
- a CDS encoding PIN domain-containing protein, with the protein product MTDTDNDKQSVGPATRHIFLDTEVFRSNRHDLNTEIMTVLGGYLADEVFVLHTTDVTLREVGRQIRTMESQLVKDHNKVVRDLTRWNNRYFHAPHRLPVPDPLSEPAEPSKAFRDFERKLRHEWNAREHSAADLQIGPVLDRYFSGQAPFDEKNSKEFPDASALLALQEWCADADESIYVVSRDKAVQRAAKDLDHLVAIKSLDNLFPLVTAAQDHDIAATIAATFDEPPLLDDLQEALSEHIDSVGGRYDGERYEGDVLGLEIEEIEEIEDVTVLRVDEDRVSCLAHVRLFVSAEVEYQDVSYSSDGYYVAEEYGVAEIRDSITARIFVQLERDDQDITLSSAQFGAEDLVVTDDFEDAYYYH
- a CDS encoding MarR family transcriptional regulator encodes the protein MEIDPHVIDVLLPDLVGHDRHPSAYLTYLYLYRQTADEAAELSLTQIAEGTGLSKRAVQAALATLQRRGLVDIERDSITSVGRYAVKRPWQSSR
- a CDS encoding VOC family protein is translated as MIRRIKFTSIPVHDQDAALDFYTSKLGFRVMTDQPLGEQRWIELRIPGADTRVVLYTPPGQEDRVGTPSNVVFASDDVRATFRQLAERGVKFIAEPEEQPWGTFATFSDPDGNQFVLSSRH
- a CDS encoding SDR family NAD(P)-dependent oxidoreductase encodes the protein MNGVCALVTGASRGVGRGIAQGLYRAGATVYASGRSIETADLDDAIVRVACDHSDDQSVDRLFERIVTEQGRLDVLVNNAWGGYENMVEDGRFTWSAPFWDQPLWRWAAMMDVGVRAAFVASQHAARLMMPCRRGLIVNVSQWAAQKYHGNVIYGVSKAATDKLTADMAVELRDHDVAVVSLYPGLVRTEAVLAAGVFDLSNSESPEFIGRAVAALAGDQDVCRWTGQVLVAAALAEHYGFADIDGRSPRPLTLTDV